The following coding sequences lie in one Thermosulfuriphilus ammonigenes genomic window:
- a CDS encoding N-acetyltransferase: MIRKAKISDIRDIHRLITHFSRHGSVLQRPLSELYEYVRDFFVFIPEGETIIAGTCALHVTWEDLAEIRSLTVAEEYQGLGVGEDLIEHCLAEARELGLRRVFVLTNVPDYFQRLGFFLIDKGTLPHKVWADCVKCLKFPDCDEVAMIKEIK, encoded by the coding sequence ATGATTCGCAAGGCCAAGATCTCTGACATTCGGGATATACACCGTCTAATTACCCATTTCTCCCGGCATGGTTCGGTGCTTCAGCGTCCGCTATCCGAACTATATGAGTACGTGAGGGATTTTTTTGTCTTTATTCCCGAGGGGGAAACCATCATTGCTGGCACCTGTGCCCTCCACGTCACCTGGGAAGATCTAGCCGAGATTCGTTCTCTGACGGTGGCCGAAGAGTATCAAGGGCTGGGAGTGGGCGAGGACCTTATTGAACACTGTCTGGCCGAGGCCCGGGAGTTGGGTCTCCGCCGGGTCTTTGTCTTAACCAATGTGCCTGACTATTTTCAGAGATTGGGTTTTTTTCTTATCGATAAAGGAACTCTTCCCCACAAGGTATGGGCTGATTGTGTCAAATGCCTCAAGTTTCCGGATTGTGATGAAGTGGCCATGATCAAGGAGATAAAATGA
- the argJ gene encoding bifunctional glutamate N-acetyltransferase/amino-acid acetyltransferase ArgJ, whose amino-acid sequence MDLPKGFLFSALSAGIKKESRLDLALIYSEVPARAAGVFTTNKIKAAPVILAEERLLSNKLQAILINSGNANACTGEEGLIAARETAAYVAKNLRISENLVITSSTGVIGIPLPKDKIINKIPFLVASLSPDGLSQVAEAILTTDTFKKVYAKRINIKGKEVTILAVAKGAGMIAPNMATMLAFALTDINIEKESLKEALKKAVSQTFNRITVDGDTSTNDSVIIMANSLAKNEMISYKDKEYKIFYEALEEIFDKLSFMIVKDGEGATKVVDIIVTGAKDEVQALKASKTVANSLLVKTALFGEDPNWGRIMAALGRSDIQIDPSRISISFDDIEIVSQGKGCGEKAEKKAHLVMKKDYFKIKINLNIGKAVSLIRTCDLTYDYVKINAEYRT is encoded by the coding sequence ATGGATCTTCCCAAGGGTTTTTTATTCTCTGCCCTCAGCGCTGGAATCAAAAAGGAATCCCGGCTAGATCTTGCCCTCATTTATTCAGAGGTACCAGCAAGGGCAGCGGGAGTCTTTACTACCAACAAAATTAAAGCCGCTCCGGTAATTTTGGCAGAAGAGAGACTTCTGTCTAATAAACTTCAGGCCATTCTTATAAACAGTGGTAATGCCAATGCCTGTACAGGAGAAGAAGGTCTTATAGCAGCTCGAGAAACGGCGGCTTATGTCGCTAAAAATCTTAGAATTTCAGAAAATTTAGTTATAACCTCCTCTACAGGGGTAATTGGTATTCCTTTACCTAAAGATAAAATAATCAATAAAATACCTTTTTTAGTGGCTTCTTTATCTCCTGATGGTTTATCTCAGGTAGCTGAGGCTATCCTAACCACTGATACCTTTAAGAAAGTCTATGCTAAACGAATAAATATAAAGGGAAAAGAAGTTACCATTTTAGCAGTCGCCAAAGGGGCAGGAATGATTGCTCCCAACATGGCCACTATGTTGGCCTTTGCTCTTACTGATATCAATATAGAAAAAGAATCTTTAAAAGAGGCCCTTAAAAAGGCTGTTTCCCAAACATTTAATCGAATTACCGTAGATGGTGATACTAGTACCAATGATTCAGTAATTATTATGGCCAACTCTTTAGCTAAAAATGAAATGATTTCTTATAAAGACAAAGAATATAAAATATTCTATGAGGCTTTAGAGGAAATATTTGACAAACTATCTTTTATGATTGTCAAAGATGGTGAAGGGGCAACAAAGGTAGTGGATATAATAGTCACAGGGGCTAAAGATGAAGTCCAAGCCTTAAAGGCTAGCAAGACCGTAGCTAATTCCCTTTTGGTAAAGACAGCTCTCTTCGGAGAAGATCCTAATTGGGGCAGAATAATGGCTGCTCTGGGAAGGTCAGATATACAAATAGATCCTTCTCGTATATCCATTAGTTTTGATGACATTGAAATAGTCTCTCAGGGTAAAGGATGTGGAGAAAAAGCAGAAAAAAAAGCCCATTTGGTAATGAAAAAGGATTATTTCAAGATAAAAATAAATTTGAATATAGGGAAAGCTGTATCCCTAATAAGGACATGTGATTTGACATATGATTACGTAAAAATAAACGCCGAATATCGCACCTGA
- the surE gene encoding 5'/3'-nucleotidase SurE gives MRLLLTNDDGIYAPGICALYDALIEEHEVIVVAPEAERSAVGHAITLSDPLRVKKIKAGRQFLGFAINGTPADCVKIAIHELIGRDIDMVISGINRGANVGINVLYSGTVSAATEGAILGYKALAFSLNSYKDPDFCFASNFASQFINSLKDMDINGICLNINIPDLPPHKIRGIKITRQNISPFIEKFEKRVDPHGNVYYWQTGEIIREDEPEDVDTRALREGYISITPIHHDLTYYPAFAKMKYWNINIDDFSLA, from the coding sequence ATGAGATTATTATTAACTAATGACGATGGAATATATGCTCCGGGAATATGTGCCCTTTATGATGCTCTAATAGAAGAACATGAGGTAATTGTAGTGGCTCCAGAGGCTGAAAGGAGCGCTGTAGGACATGCTATAACTCTTTCAGATCCATTAAGAGTTAAAAAAATAAAGGCTGGGAGACAATTTTTAGGGTTTGCCATAAATGGCACTCCAGCAGATTGCGTAAAAATAGCTATTCATGAACTTATAGGTAGGGATATCGACATGGTGATTTCAGGAATAAATAGAGGAGCCAATGTGGGTATAAATGTCCTATATTCGGGCACGGTATCTGCCGCTACTGAAGGTGCTATTTTAGGATATAAGGCTTTAGCTTTCTCATTAAATAGTTACAAAGATCCTGATTTTTGCTTTGCTAGTAATTTTGCTAGCCAATTTATAAATTCTTTAAAAGATATGGATATAAACGGAATTTGTTTAAACATAAATATTCCCGATCTTCCACCTCATAAAATAAGAGGCATAAAAATAACTAGACAAAATATAAGTCCTTTCATTGAAAAATTTGAAAAAAGAGTCGATCCTCACGGAAATGTATATTATTGGCAGACCGGAGAGATAATCAGAGAAGATGAGCCCGAGGATGTGGATACAAGAGCTTTAAGAGAGGGATATATAAGTATAACCCCTATCCATCACGACCTTACCTATTATCCGGCCTTTGCAAAGATGAAATACTGGAATATTAATATAGATGATTTTTCCCTTGCATAA
- a CDS encoding TldD/PmbA family protein: MKPEDIFEIVSISLKERADAWEIYFSRGRGLKIETKEGKIENFQPQESEGLSIRVITGQRLGFAYTSQINPEIVRKTAAKALENAQVTERDEAHRLPSGESLPQAPEIRDQTIDSLSIEEKIEIALSIHQAATKTDPRIKKVQQAKYQDGLQEVAIFNSLGVSGKAISTNFSLSCVAVAEEKDTSEMGWEYQASRFLSDLNPSRVGQVAAQRALERLGAIKPESSYLPTIFRPYITVDFLELLSFSFCGDNIVKGKSQLAGKKGETLFAKQVNIVDDGLLPKGLATRAFDDEGVGQQTTLLVVEGRVEGFLFDTYWAQRAGERSTGNAARGGFQSPPLVSTTNLCLQPGNISPNELIKTLTKGVIITEVLGMHTADPVSGDFSVGAAGLLVKDGEVVSSLTGLAISGNIFDIFKRIEVVCSDLCFYGSVGAPSILIGGLDISGR; this comes from the coding sequence ATGAAACCGGAAGATATCTTTGAAATCGTATCTATTAGCCTCAAGGAACGAGCTGATGCCTGGGAGATTTACTTCTCCCGCGGCCGAGGGCTGAAAATAGAGACCAAAGAAGGAAAGATAGAAAACTTTCAACCTCAAGAGTCCGAAGGTCTTTCCATAAGGGTAATAACCGGCCAGCGACTGGGGTTTGCCTACACCTCGCAGATAAACCCGGAGATAGTTCGAAAAACGGCGGCAAAGGCCCTAGAAAATGCCCAGGTAACAGAAAGAGACGAGGCCCATCGACTGCCATCTGGTGAGTCTCTGCCTCAGGCACCTGAAATCAGAGACCAGACCATAGATTCTTTATCAATAGAAGAAAAAATAGAAATCGCTCTTTCCATACACCAGGCGGCCACCAAGACCGACCCTCGAATCAAAAAAGTTCAGCAGGCCAAATATCAGGATGGCCTGCAAGAGGTGGCCATTTTTAACTCTCTAGGGGTCTCTGGTAAGGCCATATCTACCAATTTTTCTCTCTCCTGCGTAGCTGTGGCTGAAGAGAAAGATACCTCGGAGATGGGCTGGGAGTACCAGGCCAGCCGTTTTCTCTCTGATCTTAACCCTTCGAGGGTAGGTCAAGTTGCTGCCCAACGAGCCCTAGAGCGCTTAGGGGCCATAAAACCGGAAAGCTCTTATTTGCCAACCATCTTTCGGCCTTATATCACCGTAGATTTTCTAGAACTGCTTTCTTTCTCCTTTTGTGGAGACAACATCGTAAAAGGAAAAAGCCAATTAGCGGGAAAGAAAGGGGAAACTCTCTTTGCTAAGCAAGTAAATATCGTCGATGATGGTCTTCTCCCTAAGGGACTGGCTACCAGGGCCTTTGATGATGAAGGAGTAGGTCAACAGACCACTCTTTTAGTGGTGGAAGGCCGGGTAGAAGGTTTTCTTTTTGATACTTATTGGGCCCAGCGGGCCGGAGAACGATCCACCGGTAATGCCGCTCGGGGAGGCTTTCAATCTCCACCCCTGGTCTCTACAACCAATCTTTGTCTTCAACCGGGCAACATCTCTCCGAATGAGCTTATTAAAACTTTAACAAAAGGGGTTATAATTACAGAAGTTCTGGGGATGCATACCGCTGATCCGGTAAGTGGAGATTTTTCTGTCGGAGCAGCAGGTCTGTTGGTAAAAGACGGTGAGGTTGTCTCCTCCCTTACAGGACTGGCCATCTCTGGAAATATTTTCGATATATTCAAACGAATCGAGGTTGTCTGTTCAGATCTTTGTTTTTATGGCTCTGTAGGAGCCCCCAGTATTCTTATTGGCGGCCTCGATATTAGTGGAAGGTGA
- the trpD gene encoding anthranilate phosphoribosyltransferase: protein MKKILEKLINFQNLSSEEMSLSMKLIMEGKASPAQIASFLTALRMKGETIEEIASAARVMREKSLNIKVDLTPETPLIDTCGTGGDNKKTFNISTASAFVVAGTNLKVAKHGNRSISSQSGSADVLESLGIKIDLSPKSVVRCIQEVGIGFLFAPSLHPAMKYAISPRRELGFRTIFNILGPLTNPAGANIQVLGVFDKKLLSTLVRVLKELGSLAAMVVYGEGGYDEITITGKTYVSELKNGCIKEYILDPKDFGLSYGYPEDLEVNSPQESALIIEKILSGKEKGPRRDMVVLNAAAAIYLSKNKDFKHSLEEAIQSIDRGKAWKKLQELRELSRHLT, encoded by the coding sequence ATGAAAAAAATTTTGGAAAAGTTGATCAACTTTCAAAATTTATCTTCTGAAGAAATGAGCTTATCCATGAAATTAATAATGGAGGGGAAGGCTTCACCTGCCCAAATAGCCTCATTTCTAACCGCTCTTCGAATGAAAGGAGAAACTATAGAAGAAATAGCCTCGGCGGCCAGAGTAATGAGGGAAAAATCTCTTAATATCAAAGTTGATTTAACACCAGAGACCCCTTTAATAGATACTTGTGGAACAGGAGGAGATAATAAAAAAACCTTTAATATTTCTACAGCTTCAGCCTTTGTGGTCGCTGGAACAAATTTAAAAGTTGCTAAACACGGGAATAGATCTATATCTAGCCAATCAGGAAGCGCTGATGTTCTAGAATCTTTAGGTATAAAGATAGATCTTTCTCCCAAATCCGTAGTTAGATGTATTCAAGAGGTAGGAATAGGCTTTCTTTTCGCTCCATCTCTTCATCCAGCGATGAAGTATGCTATTTCTCCTCGAAGAGAGTTGGGATTCAGAACTATCTTCAACATTTTGGGGCCATTGACAAATCCAGCAGGGGCAAATATCCAAGTTCTTGGTGTTTTTGATAAAAAACTATTGTCAACATTGGTTAGAGTACTCAAAGAATTGGGTTCTCTAGCTGCCATGGTTGTGTATGGAGAAGGAGGATATGATGAAATAACCATAACTGGAAAAACTTACGTTTCAGAATTAAAAAATGGTTGTATAAAAGAGTATATTTTAGATCCTAAAGACTTCGGTCTTTCTTATGGCTATCCAGAGGATCTGGAGGTAAATTCACCGCAAGAATCGGCCTTGATTATAGAGAAAATTTTATCGGGAAAAGAAAAAGGTCCTCGAAGAGATATGGTTGTCCTTAATGCAGCAGCGGCCATTTATCTAAGTAAAAATAAAGATTTTAAGCATTCTCTTGAGGAAGCTATTCAAAGCATTGATAGGGGAAAGGCCTGGAAAAAACTTCAGGAGCTTCGAGAACTTAGCCGGCATTTAACCTAA
- a CDS encoding MarR family transcriptional regulator, translated as MKKRSRPITKDDVKFVYENYAKMASSEIAEKLGISRFQVMKIVSELRKRGVDIPKKIGRKENPIDAFVKELEAKGVQLKPKKAAKK; from the coding sequence ATGAAAAAGCGTTCACGACCTATCACCAAAGATGATGTAAAATTTGTTTATGAGAATTATGCAAAAATGGCCTCTTCAGAAATAGCAGAAAAATTAGGAATAAGCAGATTTCAGGTAATGAAAATTGTAAGTGAGCTCAGAAAAAGAGGAGTTGATATTCCCAAGAAAATAGGTCGAAAAGAGAATCCTATTGATGCTTTTGTCAAAGAATTAGAAGCTAAAGGAGTACAACTTAAACCTAAAAAGGCAGCTAAAAAATAA
- the dnaN gene encoding DNA polymerase III subunit beta: MNIRIKKENLLKVLSKVQTIADKRSTMAILSNVLLTAEDEKLSCIATDLEVSYKGFCIAKIEKPGQIAISARKFYEIIKEFPREDILLKEKSTNRLLITSEDSKILYTLSGYSAEDFPSIPSTDGVNTVSIEKNILKEMIEKTIFCVSTEETRFTLSGIFIHKINNKLRFVASDGHRLALIDRDIENLDNLDLHEGIILPKKAAQEIKKLADSEGIFLLGIKDNHFFISNDQDILIVRLIEGQYPDYQAVIPETKERIVSVDKIIFLDTLKRVSILSPDRFKSIKLSITNNQMVVSSVYSDIGEAQEIIDVSYTGDDFEIGFNAKYLIDICSSMVSDVIDLIMNSPSSPALILGPEDYGYLGIIMPIKLND, encoded by the coding sequence ATGAATATCCGTATTAAAAAAGAAAATCTCCTAAAAGTTCTTTCTAAGGTTCAAACTATAGCTGATAAACGATCTACAATGGCTATTTTATCAAATGTTCTTTTAACAGCTGAAGATGAAAAATTATCTTGTATAGCTACAGATTTAGAGGTTAGTTATAAAGGATTCTGTATAGCAAAAATAGAAAAACCCGGCCAAATTGCTATATCTGCTAGGAAATTTTATGAAATAATTAAAGAATTTCCCAGGGAAGATATCTTATTAAAAGAAAAATCTACTAATAGATTACTAATAACTTCTGAAGATTCAAAAATACTATATACGTTATCTGGATATTCTGCTGAGGATTTTCCTTCTATACCATCAACAGATGGTGTAAATACTGTTAGCATTGAAAAAAATATTCTTAAAGAGATGATAGAAAAGACCATTTTTTGCGTTTCTACAGAAGAGACAAGGTTTACATTGTCTGGAATTTTTATTCATAAGATAAATAATAAATTAAGATTTGTTGCATCAGATGGCCATCGTTTAGCACTTATTGATAGAGATATTGAAAATTTAGATAATTTAGATCTCCATGAAGGAATAATTCTTCCTAAAAAGGCGGCCCAAGAGATAAAAAAATTAGCTGATTCTGAAGGTATTTTTTTGCTTGGAATTAAAGATAATCACTTTTTTATATCTAACGATCAAGATATATTAATTGTTCGCTTAATTGAAGGTCAATATCCAGATTATCAAGCTGTTATTCCAGAAACTAAGGAGAGAATCGTCTCGGTTGATAAGATCATCTTTCTTGATACTCTAAAGAGAGTTTCTATTCTTTCTCCTGATAGATTTAAATCAATAAAATTAAGTATTACTAATAATCAAATGGTAGTCTCTTCTGTATATTCAGATATAGGTGAAGCTCAAGAAATAATAGATGTTTCTTATACCGGAGATGATTTTGAGATAGGTTTCAATGCTAAATATTTAATTGATATTTGTTCTTCTATGGTTTCAGATGTTATAGATTTAATTATGAATAGTCCTTCTTCTCCTGCTCTTATTTTAGGTCCTGAAGATTATGGTTATTTAGGTATAATTATGCCTATAAAATTAAATGATTAA
- the secA gene encoding preprotein translocase subunit SecA, whose product MLGKLVAKIVGTKNDRELKRLRPIVEKINALEPEIKRLSDSQLQAKTAEFKERLEKGESLDHLLPEAFAVVREASRRTLGMRHFDVQLMGGVVLHEGKIAEMKTGEGKTLVATLPAYLNALTGKGVHIVTVNDYLAKRDAEWMGSIYRFLGLSVGVIVHGLNDSERKEAYRADITYGTNNEFGFDYLRDNMKYSLEEMVQREFHYAIVDEVDSILIDEARTPLIISGPSEESTDLYYVVDRIVRHLKKDRDFTIEEKTKSVILTEEGVARAEKLLKVENLYDPRHVNLLHHVIQALRAHHLFKRDVDYIVKEGKVIIVDEFTGRLMPGRRWSDGLHQAIEAKEGVHIESENQTLATITFQNFFRMYEKLAGMTGTAETEAQEFKEIYDLDVVVIPTNKPMIRIDHPDVVYRTEREKFQAVVKEIEELYRQGRPVLVGTISIEKSEKLSRLLKKAKIPHQVLNAKYHEREAAIIAQAGRSGSVTIATNMAGRGVDILLGGNPEGLAKEELAREGISFEEIDPLAWREALEMAKRGEDPTNKFPEIWAEILYEKVKLCQEDYEKVKSLGGLHIIGTERHESRRIDNQLRGRAGRQGDPGSSRFYLSLEDDLLRIFGSDKIQGLMGKLGMTDGEPIEHSFLSKAIEQAQKRVEAHNFDIRKHLLEYDDVMNKQREVVYAQRRHVLENENIKEDIEEMIEDVVFSIVDTFIPEKTPPSEWDWKGLAGKFQAQFGFKPSINEKDDLNREELEKRLIQEAKNYYLSKEKEVEPEILRYLERMILLQTIDNLWKEHLLAMDHLREGIGLRGYGQRDPLQEYKKEAFDMFMDLVERIKAQTLAILFRIQVSREEEIEKIESRQRRPLRLVYSRGEEAEEPKKPQPVRRAKKIGRNDPCPCGSGKKYKKCCGKTPAQATKV is encoded by the coding sequence ATGTTAGGAAAATTAGTTGCCAAAATAGTCGGTACCAAAAACGATCGAGAGCTTAAACGTCTTCGACCAATTGTCGAAAAAATTAATGCCCTTGAGCCAGAGATTAAAAGACTCTCAGATAGCCAGCTTCAGGCCAAAACAGCTGAATTTAAAGAAAGACTAGAGAAAGGAGAAAGCCTCGATCATCTTCTTCCTGAAGCCTTCGCTGTGGTGAGGGAGGCCTCGCGACGGACTCTGGGCATGAGACACTTTGATGTCCAGCTCATGGGCGGTGTTGTCCTTCATGAAGGTAAGATCGCCGAGATGAAAACAGGTGAAGGAAAGACTTTAGTGGCCACCCTTCCTGCTTATCTCAATGCCCTTACCGGAAAGGGAGTCCATATTGTTACGGTTAATGATTATCTGGCCAAACGAGATGCTGAGTGGATGGGAAGTATATATCGTTTTTTAGGGCTATCTGTAGGAGTGATTGTTCATGGTCTGAATGATAGCGAACGCAAAGAGGCCTATAGAGCAGATATCACCTATGGCACTAATAATGAGTTCGGGTTTGACTATCTTCGGGACAACATGAAGTACAGTTTGGAGGAGATGGTTCAGCGAGAATTCCATTATGCCATAGTAGATGAAGTGGACTCCATTCTTATAGATGAAGCTCGAACTCCGCTTATAATTTCGGGGCCCTCTGAGGAATCTACAGATCTTTATTATGTAGTTGATCGAATAGTTCGCCACCTAAAAAAGGATAGAGATTTCACCATTGAAGAGAAGACCAAAAGCGTCATTCTTACCGAAGAAGGGGTCGCCCGAGCAGAGAAATTATTGAAGGTAGAAAATTTATACGACCCCCGACATGTAAACCTTCTTCATCATGTCATCCAAGCTTTAAGGGCTCATCATCTCTTTAAGAGGGATGTGGACTATATAGTCAAAGAAGGCAAGGTAATAATTGTTGACGAGTTTACCGGAAGGCTAATGCCAGGAAGACGCTGGAGTGATGGACTTCATCAAGCCATAGAGGCCAAAGAAGGGGTTCACATAGAGAGTGAAAATCAGACTCTGGCCACCATTACCTTCCAAAATTTCTTCCGGATGTATGAAAAATTGGCTGGAATGACGGGAACAGCCGAAACAGAGGCCCAGGAGTTCAAAGAAATTTATGATCTAGATGTGGTGGTTATTCCTACCAACAAACCCATGATCCGGATAGATCATCCAGATGTGGTTTATCGCACAGAAAGGGAAAAATTTCAGGCTGTAGTCAAGGAAATAGAAGAACTTTATCGCCAGGGAAGACCGGTTCTAGTAGGAACTATCTCTATTGAAAAAAGTGAAAAACTATCCCGTCTTCTCAAGAAGGCCAAAATCCCCCATCAGGTTTTAAACGCCAAGTATCACGAAAGAGAGGCGGCCATTATTGCCCAGGCTGGCCGTTCAGGATCTGTAACAATAGCCACTAATATGGCTGGTCGAGGAGTAGATATCCTGCTGGGAGGAAACCCTGAAGGTCTGGCCAAAGAAGAATTGGCCCGCGAGGGAATATCCTTTGAGGAGATAGATCCTTTGGCCTGGAGAGAGGCCTTGGAAATGGCCAAGCGGGGTGAGGATCCTACCAATAAATTTCCAGAGATTTGGGCAGAGATTCTCTATGAGAAGGTAAAACTTTGTCAGGAAGACTATGAAAAGGTCAAATCCCTGGGAGGCCTTCATATTATTGGAACCGAACGTCATGAATCCAGACGGATAGACAATCAACTTAGAGGACGGGCGGGCCGTCAGGGAGATCCTGGATCTTCGCGTTTTTATCTCTCCTTAGAAGATGATCTCCTGCGTATATTTGGTTCAGACAAGATTCAGGGGCTGATGGGTAAACTAGGGATGACCGATGGCGAACCCATTGAACACAGCTTCCTCTCTAAGGCCATTGAACAAGCCCAAAAAAGGGTTGAGGCCCACAATTTTGACATACGAAAACACCTCTTGGAATACGATGATGTGATGAATAAGCAACGAGAGGTGGTCTATGCTCAGCGACGCCATGTCCTGGAGAACGAAAATATAAAAGAAGATATAGAGGAGATGATCGAAGATGTGGTCTTCTCCATCGTCGATACCTTTATTCCTGAAAAGACTCCACCCAGTGAATGGGATTGGAAGGGTCTCGCAGGAAAATTTCAGGCCCAATTTGGTTTCAAGCCGTCAATAAATGAAAAAGATGATCTTAATCGGGAAGAACTGGAAAAGCGACTCATTCAAGAGGCCAAAAACTATTATCTCTCCAAAGAAAAAGAGGTTGAACCAGAGATTCTCCGTTATTTAGAGAGAATGATTCTTCTTCAAACTATAGATAATCTTTGGAAGGAACACCTCCTGGCCATGGACCATCTTCGGGAGGGAATAGGACTTAGAGGTTATGGCCAAAGGGATCCTCTTCAGGAATACAAAAAAGAGGCCTTTGATATGTTTATGGACTTGGTTGAGAGAATAAAGGCCCAGACTTTGGCCATTCTCTTCCGAATCCAGGTCTCTCGAGAAGAAGAAATAGAAAAAATAGAAAGCAGACAAAGACGTCCTTTGAGACTGGTTTATAGTCGAGGAGAAGAGGCTGAAGAACCAAAGAAACCCCAACCTGTACGAAGAGCCAAAAAGATCGGTCGGAACGACCCTTGTCCCTGTGGTAGTGGTAAAAAATATAAAAAGTGTTGCGGTAAAACCCCGGCACAGGCCACAAAGGTATAA
- a CDS encoding SPOR domain-containing protein gives MAKEKRIKFRIELGLGGLVLTIMVTICLMVWMFILGLWLGQNLAVGRAKKAPSPVAEKTLSPKAKKALPESPPTIIKTPPINRNFIETPLPETKEKPAETYTPPPAPEPKPQKKAVAPKKSEVHVSQKSRVSQTKKKILKTFYSLQVASLRNPQEAQRYARKLRARGYEAFVRKVNLKDKGIWYRVHVGRFNSLSEASRFAKKLAQKEGLKSFVVPLKE, from the coding sequence ATGGCCAAGGAAAAAAGGATCAAATTTCGGATCGAACTAGGACTAGGGGGGCTTGTTCTTACCATTATGGTGACCATCTGCCTGATGGTCTGGATGTTTATACTCGGTCTTTGGTTGGGTCAGAATTTGGCGGTCGGGCGAGCCAAAAAGGCTCCCTCTCCCGTAGCCGAAAAGACCCTTTCACCTAAGGCCAAAAAGGCCTTACCCGAGTCTCCTCCAACAATAATCAAAACACCACCTATTAATCGAAACTTCATAGAGACCCCCCTCCCAGAGACCAAAGAAAAGCCAGCGGAGACCTATACGCCTCCTCCAGCCCCTGAACCGAAGCCTCAAAAGAAGGCTGTAGCCCCCAAGAAGTCAGAGGTTCATGTCAGCCAAAAATCAAGGGTGAGTCAAACCAAGAAAAAGATCCTTAAGACTTTCTATAGCCTTCAGGTAGCCTCTTTAAGGAATCCACAAGAGGCTCAGCGTTATGCCCGAAAGTTAAGAGCTAGAGGATATGAGGCCTTTGTACGAAAGGTAAACCTTAAGGATAAGGGTATTTGGTATCGAGTTCACGTAGGTCGATTTAATTCTTTATCTGAAGCCTCTCGCTTTGCCAAAAAGCTGGCTCAAAAAGAGGGGCTCAAGAGTTTTGTTGTTCCCCTTAAAGAATGA